In Rhizobium glycinendophyticum, a single window of DNA contains:
- a CDS encoding proton-conducting transporter membrane subunit, producing MYALPLLAPLLLLIASAISFLKPSLRPRTALQTAEAAAFGSFLVALASAIVLWQFGPGTSPVLGLGFFTFASRVDLGSLVMLGLVSFIGWLVLRYANTFLDGEARQGAFTGWMTATLAAVLFLVQAGTLAQLVVGWVATSLLLHQLLLFYPERVAAQRAARKKFVVSRTGDIALIGAVVLLWLSFGTGDISLILTTAREGATEPMVIAAAGLLALAALLKSAQFPTHGWLTEVMETPTPVSALLHAGVVNAGGFLLIRFADVMLQAPGVLAVLVMVGGFTALFGSLVMLTQSAVKTSLAWSTVAQMGFMILQCGLALFPIALLHIVAHSLYKAHAFLASGSQVETVASARRPGPVTIPNVRAVRRAFLLALAIYAVIGVLFGFSDKPPQALALGAILIFGTAYLIAQGLADAAPWALTWRTSLYSVSAATAYFALQRGADQLMAGTLPATPQPGPLEWTLMVLAVVTFGVVAVAQALFPLWAYHPAAAGLRVHLSNGLYVNALFDRLLGGWKVPRSRAGGFSSLATPSTAHVQE from the coding sequence ATGTACGCTTTGCCTCTTCTCGCCCCGTTGCTGCTGCTGATCGCGTCCGCGATCAGTTTCCTCAAGCCGAGTTTGCGTCCGCGCACCGCCCTTCAGACAGCAGAGGCCGCAGCGTTTGGGAGTTTCCTGGTCGCCCTCGCGTCGGCGATCGTGCTCTGGCAGTTCGGACCCGGGACCAGCCCGGTCCTCGGCCTCGGCTTTTTCACCTTCGCGTCTCGCGTCGATCTCGGCAGCCTGGTGATGCTGGGACTGGTATCCTTCATCGGCTGGCTGGTCTTGCGCTATGCGAACACCTTCCTGGACGGTGAAGCCCGGCAAGGCGCCTTTACCGGCTGGATGACCGCGACCCTAGCCGCCGTCCTTTTCCTTGTTCAGGCAGGCACGCTGGCGCAGCTTGTCGTCGGCTGGGTCGCGACCAGTCTCCTCCTCCACCAACTGCTGCTCTTCTATCCGGAGCGGGTCGCGGCGCAGCGGGCGGCACGCAAGAAGTTCGTGGTCTCGCGCACGGGTGATATCGCCCTGATCGGCGCGGTTGTGCTGCTTTGGCTTTCGTTCGGGACGGGTGACATATCCCTCATCCTCACCACTGCCCGCGAAGGCGCCACCGAGCCCATGGTGATCGCCGCTGCCGGCCTTCTGGCGCTCGCTGCCCTGCTCAAGTCGGCGCAATTTCCCACCCATGGCTGGCTGACGGAAGTTATGGAGACACCGACGCCGGTCTCTGCACTGCTGCATGCCGGCGTGGTCAATGCGGGCGGTTTCCTTCTCATCCGCTTTGCCGACGTTATGCTGCAGGCGCCCGGGGTACTCGCGGTGCTGGTCATGGTCGGGGGCTTCACAGCGCTGTTCGGAAGCCTCGTCATGCTGACGCAATCGGCGGTCAAAACTTCGCTCGCTTGGTCAACGGTCGCGCAGATGGGCTTCATGATCCTGCAATGCGGGCTGGCACTCTTCCCGATCGCGCTTCTCCACATTGTTGCCCACTCGCTCTACAAGGCCCATGCCTTCCTTGCCTCGGGCTCTCAGGTCGAGACGGTAGCCTCGGCGCGGCGGCCTGGACCGGTTACCATTCCGAATGTTCGTGCCGTTCGCCGGGCCTTCCTTCTCGCCCTCGCCATCTACGCGGTGATTGGCGTGCTCTTCGGCTTCTCCGACAAGCCGCCCCAGGCGCTTGCGCTCGGCGCCATCCTGATCTTCGGTACGGCCTATCTGATCGCGCAGGGTCTGGCGGACGCGGCCCCTTGGGCGCTGACCTGGCGGACCTCGCTCTATTCCGTCTCGGCTGCCACCGCCTATTTCGCCCTGCAGCGCGGCGCCGACCAGCTGATGGCCGGCACCCTTCCGGCGACCCCACAGCCAGGGCCGCTCGAATGGACACTGATGGTGCTCGCGGTCGTGACCTTCGGCGTGGTTGCTGTGGCCCAGGCGCTCTTCCCGCTCTGGGCCTATCATCCGGCTGCCGCCGGGCTGCGGGTGCATTTATCCAACGGCTTGTATGTCAACGCGCTGTTCGATCGGTTGCTCGGGGGCTGGAAGGTCCCACGATCGAGAGCCGGCGGCTTTTCTTCCCTTGCCACCCCTTCCACCGCCCATGTCCAGGAGTGA
- a CDS encoding LysR family transcriptional regulator: MSELNYHHLRYFRAVAHDGNLTRTAERLNLSQSALSIQIKNLEERLGHPLFERRGRQLYLTEAGRIALDHADTIFSAGEELVETLKETGRTRRAIRIGALATLSRNFQMEFLRPILGRSDVDMILRSGSTSELLGALESLNLDVVLLNQAPMADTVTPFVAQHVYQQRVSLIGRPDYGQEGSDLAALLTRHPVILPTLESGVRSQFEALVERLGIVPQVAAEVDDMAMMRLLAREGAGLAVLPPIVVKGELENGSLVEFDALPGMIENFYAVTTRRRFPNPLVRPLLEASQASRSESDRSA, encoded by the coding sequence ATGTCGGAGCTGAACTATCACCACCTGCGCTACTTTCGCGCCGTTGCCCATGATGGCAACCTGACCCGCACCGCAGAGCGGCTGAACCTGTCGCAATCGGCTTTGTCGATCCAGATCAAGAACCTGGAGGAACGGCTGGGCCATCCCCTTTTCGAGCGACGGGGCCGCCAGCTCTATCTCACCGAGGCCGGCCGCATCGCCCTCGACCATGCCGATACGATCTTCTCTGCCGGCGAAGAGCTGGTGGAGACCCTCAAGGAGACCGGCCGTACCCGCCGCGCCATCCGCATCGGCGCGCTCGCCACCCTATCGCGCAACTTCCAGATGGAATTCCTCCGCCCGATCCTCGGCCGTTCCGATGTCGACATGATCCTGCGCTCCGGCAGCACCAGCGAACTGCTGGGGGCGCTCGAAAGCCTCAATCTGGATGTTGTCCTGCTCAACCAGGCGCCGATGGCAGATACGGTGACGCCCTTTGTCGCTCAGCATGTCTATCAGCAGCGCGTGAGCCTGATTGGCCGACCGGACTACGGACAAGAAGGCTCGGATCTCGCCGCCCTGCTCACCCGCCATCCGGTCATCCTGCCGACGCTCGAGAGCGGCGTGCGCTCGCAGTTCGAGGCCTTGGTCGAGCGGCTCGGGATCGTGCCGCAGGTGGCCGCGGAAGTGGACGACATGGCGATGATGCGTCTTCTGGCCCGTGAAGGAGCAGGCCTGGCCGTTCTGCCTCCAATCGTGGTCAAGGGCGAGCTGGAGAATGGCAGCCTCGTGGAATTCGATGCGCTGCCCGGCATGATCGAGAACTTCTATGCAGTCACCACCCGACGCCGTTTCCCCAACCCGCTCGTTCGCCCTCTGCTTGAAGCGAGCCAGGCGTCCCGATCCGAAAGTGACCGTTCCGCGTAG